The Stenotrophomonas maltophilia genome includes a region encoding these proteins:
- the surE gene encoding 5'/3'-nucleotidase SurE: MRILVSNDDGVDAAGIRMLASVLREAGHEVTVVAPDRDRSGASNSLTLDLPIRLKRIDHYTVSVAGTPTDCVHLALTGLLEFEPDIVVSGINNAANLGDDVIYSGTVSAAMEGRFLGLPAVAVSLVTRNHDPKHFETAARAAVEIVARLKADPLPADTILNVNVPDLPWSEVKGFEVTRLGNRHRAEGCIAQKDPRGNEVYWIGPAGREQDSGPGTDFHAVRTGHISITPIQVDLTRYQALEKVASWVGGLSAALDQPA; encoded by the coding sequence ATGCGAATCCTGGTCAGTAACGACGATGGCGTCGACGCCGCAGGCATCCGGATGCTTGCTTCGGTGCTGCGTGAGGCCGGTCACGAAGTCACGGTGGTCGCGCCCGACCGCGATCGCTCCGGCGCCAGCAATTCGCTGACCCTGGACCTGCCGATCCGCCTCAAGCGCATCGACCATTACACCGTCTCGGTGGCCGGTACCCCGACCGACTGCGTGCACCTGGCGCTGACCGGGCTGCTCGAGTTCGAACCCGACATTGTCGTGTCCGGCATCAACAACGCCGCCAACCTCGGCGATGACGTGATCTATTCCGGCACCGTCTCGGCGGCGATGGAAGGTCGCTTCCTCGGCCTGCCGGCGGTGGCGGTCTCGCTGGTCACCCGCAACCACGATCCGAAACACTTCGAGACCGCCGCGCGCGCTGCGGTGGAGATCGTCGCCCGGCTCAAGGCCGATCCGTTGCCGGCTGACACCATCCTCAACGTCAACGTGCCGGACCTGCCGTGGAGCGAGGTCAAGGGCTTCGAGGTCACCCGCCTGGGCAACCGCCATCGCGCCGAAGGCTGCATCGCGCAGAAGGACCCGCGCGGCAACGAGGTGTACTGGATCGGCCCGGCCGGTCGTGAGCAGGACTCCGGCCCCGGCACCGACTTCCACGCGGTACGCACCGGCCACATCTCGATTACCCCGATCCAGGTCGACCTGACCCGCTACCAGGCACTGGAGAAAGTGGCCAGCTGGGTCGGCGGCCTCAGCGCCGCGCTGGACCAGCCGGCATGA
- a CDS encoding protein-L-isoaspartate(D-aspartate) O-methyltransferase, which translates to MSPRLRLQPEAVGIGMTSQRVRDRLVDRLREAGIVDESTLNAIRVVPRHLFIDEALASRAYEDTALPIGHGQTISQPWVVARMTEAVLQVSPKKVLEVGTGSGYQAAVLGALGLEIYTVERIGDLLRQARKRFRALGMNIRTKHDDGRAGWAEHGPFDAIVVTAAAPALVDELVGQLAEGGRLVAPVGGPGGQSLVQLDRRADGSIEQRVLAPVTFVPLLSGMLD; encoded by the coding sequence ATGAGCCCACGCCTGCGCCTGCAACCGGAAGCCGTCGGCATCGGCATGACCTCGCAGCGTGTGCGCGACCGCCTGGTCGATCGCCTGCGCGAGGCTGGCATCGTCGACGAGTCGACCTTGAATGCGATCCGGGTGGTGCCACGTCATCTGTTCATCGACGAAGCGCTGGCGTCACGCGCTTACGAAGACACCGCCCTGCCGATCGGCCACGGCCAGACCATCTCCCAGCCGTGGGTGGTGGCGCGCATGACCGAAGCCGTGCTGCAGGTCTCGCCAAAGAAAGTGCTGGAAGTCGGTACCGGCTCCGGCTACCAGGCCGCCGTGCTCGGCGCGCTGGGCCTGGAGATCTACACCGTCGAACGCATCGGCGACTTGCTGCGACAGGCGCGCAAGCGCTTCCGTGCGCTGGGCATGAATATCCGCACCAAGCATGATGATGGCCGCGCCGGCTGGGCCGAGCACGGCCCGTTCGATGCCATCGTCGTCACCGCCGCGGCGCCTGCACTGGTCGATGAACTGGTCGGGCAGCTGGCCGAGGGCGGCCGCCTGGTGGCGCCGGTCGGCGGGCCGGGTGGGCAGTCGCTGGTGCAGCTGGACCGCAGGGCTGACGGCAGCATCGAACAACGCGTGCTGGCGCCGGTCACCTTCGTGCCGCTGCTGTCCGGCATGCTCGACTAA
- a CDS encoding YqaA family protein: protein MKIFGPLYERAMKWAAHERAPTYLTVLSFFEAIIFPVMPEVMLAPMCVAQPKRGWWFATLSLAGSMVGALIGYALGHYAFEAIKPLFEALGMLPAIEQGITTVQAKMAESPWAVFTFLVLGGFMPIPMKVFTWASGIVGVPMPQYLLSMLIGRGKRVFVLAAVIRLGGARAEAALRRWIEPLGWIATALVVVLIAWLVWRSKFA from the coding sequence ATGAAGATTTTCGGGCCGCTGTACGAGCGGGCGATGAAGTGGGCGGCGCACGAACGCGCGCCGACCTACCTGACGGTGTTGAGCTTCTTCGAGGCGATCATCTTTCCGGTGATGCCGGAAGTGATGCTGGCGCCGATGTGCGTGGCCCAGCCGAAACGCGGCTGGTGGTTCGCCACCCTCAGCCTGGCCGGCTCGATGGTCGGCGCGCTGATTGGCTATGCACTGGGTCATTATGCCTTCGAAGCGATCAAGCCGTTGTTCGAAGCACTGGGCATGCTGCCGGCCATCGAGCAGGGCATCACCACCGTGCAGGCCAAGATGGCCGAGTCGCCGTGGGCGGTGTTCACCTTCCTGGTGCTGGGCGGCTTCATGCCCATCCCGATGAAGGTCTTCACGTGGGCATCGGGTATCGTCGGCGTGCCGATGCCGCAGTACCTGTTGAGCATGCTGATCGGTCGCGGCAAGCGCGTGTTCGTGCTGGCTGCGGTCATCCGTCTCGGTGGTGCGCGTGCTGAAGCGGCACTGCGTCGCTGGATTGAACCGCTGGGCTGGATCGCCACCGCGTTGGTGGTGGTGCTGATCGCCTGGCTTGTATGGAGGTCGAAGTTCGCATGA
- a CDS encoding peptidoglycan DD-metalloendopeptidase family protein, whose product MNPDRLSKGVRIGALALLVSTLAACGTATVVRPGGGSTGGGVTTPKTSVPKPGQTVVVRKGDTIYALARIHDITPADLIAWNSLDNPSTIHPGQVIRLYPAGASGGRAPTTVVTPPRSGGSSGGSTTSAPAPAPVGPVKSNIAWRWPADGAIVGRYVAGDATKQGVDIAGTSGQPVKATANGVVVYSGAGLVGYGELIIIKHSDQWLSAYGHNRKRLVNEGQSVKAGEQIAEMGRTGANRDMVHFEIRYNGKPVDPQQYLPAR is encoded by the coding sequence ATGAATCCTGATCGTCTGAGCAAGGGAGTGCGCATCGGCGCGCTGGCGTTGCTGGTTTCCACCCTGGCCGCCTGCGGCACCGCAACCGTGGTTCGTCCTGGTGGTGGCAGCACCGGCGGTGGTGTGACCACGCCGAAGACCTCGGTGCCCAAGCCCGGGCAGACCGTGGTGGTGCGCAAGGGCGATACCATCTATGCGCTGGCCCGCATCCATGACATCACCCCGGCCGACCTGATTGCCTGGAACAGCCTGGACAACCCCTCGACCATCCATCCGGGGCAGGTGATCCGACTGTATCCGGCCGGTGCCAGCGGCGGCCGCGCGCCGACCACGGTGGTCACCCCGCCGCGCTCGGGTGGCAGCAGCGGCGGCAGCACCACATCGGCCCCGGCCCCGGCGCCGGTGGGTCCGGTGAAGAGCAACATCGCCTGGCGCTGGCCGGCCGATGGCGCGATCGTCGGCCGCTACGTGGCCGGTGACGCGACCAAGCAGGGCGTGGACATCGCCGGTACCAGCGGCCAGCCGGTCAAGGCCACCGCCAACGGTGTGGTGGTGTACTCCGGCGCCGGCCTGGTCGGCTACGGCGAGCTGATCATCATCAAGCACAGCGACCAGTGGCTGTCGGCCTATGGCCACAACCGCAAGCGCCTGGTGAATGAAGGACAGAGCGTGAAGGCAGGTGAGCAGATCGCCGAGATGGGCCGCACCGGTGCGAACCGCGACATGGTCCACTTCGAGATCCGCTACAACGGCAAGCCGGTGGACCCGCAGCAATACCTGCCGGCACGCTGA
- a CDS encoding Mth938-like domain-containing protein produces MQLNHEPPDYAYSLRAADGRSAKVNDQALGSSFFLTPDQLVTQWPVVSATALHVADLEPILALNPALIVLGTGDRQVFPPAVVMAACLSRGIGLEVMNNPAAARTFNILAGEGRKVAAAFILEG; encoded by the coding sequence ATGCAGCTGAACCACGAACCGCCGGATTACGCCTATAGCCTCCGTGCCGCCGATGGCCGCTCGGCCAAGGTGAATGACCAGGCGCTGGGCAGCAGTTTCTTCCTGACCCCGGACCAGCTGGTCACGCAATGGCCGGTGGTGAGCGCCACTGCGCTGCATGTGGCTGACCTGGAGCCGATCCTGGCGCTGAATCCGGCGCTGATCGTGCTCGGCACGGGTGACCGTCAGGTGTTCCCGCCGGCGGTGGTGATGGCCGCCTGTCTGTCACGCGGCATCGGCCTGGAAGTGATGAACAATCCAGCCGCCGCGCGCACCTTCAACATCCTGGCGGGCGAAGGCCGCAAGGTCGCCGCCGCCTTCATTCTGGAAGGCTGA
- the yhbY gene encoding ribosome assembly RNA-binding protein YhbY: MSIALTASQTRFLRGQAHDLKALLQTGGKGVTPAFIAELNEVLERHELVKVKVAAEDRDARDVMIGEIVEATESALVQRIGHVAVLYRPSKEQRQIVLPRG; the protein is encoded by the coding sequence ATGTCCATCGCCCTGACCGCCTCCCAGACCCGTTTCCTGCGCGGCCAAGCCCACGACCTGAAGGCCCTGCTGCAGACCGGCGGCAAGGGTGTGACCCCGGCCTTCATCGCTGAGCTGAACGAAGTGCTGGAGCGCCACGAGCTGGTCAAGGTGAAGGTCGCTGCTGAAGACCGCGACGCCCGTGACGTGATGATCGGCGAGATCGTCGAAGCCACCGAAAGCGCGCTGGTGCAGCGCATCGGCCACGTCGCCGTGCTGTACCGCCCGAGCAAGGAACAGCGCCAGATCGTGCTGCCGCGCGGCTGA
- the rlmE gene encoding 23S rRNA (uridine(2552)-2'-O)-methyltransferase RlmE yields MATRSKSSQRWLKEHFSDPFVKKAQAEGMRSRAAYKLEELLERDRLLKPHMVVVDLGAAPGGWSQQVRRQIGDTGRVLALDILDMPPLAGVEFLHGDFREEAVLSQFEAMLGDQPVDLVLSDMAPNKSGVGAVDQPRMMHLAELALDFADNHLKTGGAFLIKLFQGEGFDDYVRDMRRRYDKVSIRKPEASRKRSPEVYALGQGKRAHMK; encoded by the coding sequence ATGGCTACCCGCAGCAAAAGCAGCCAGCGCTGGCTCAAGGAACACTTCTCCGACCCCTTCGTGAAGAAGGCCCAGGCCGAAGGCATGCGCTCGCGCGCCGCCTACAAGCTCGAAGAGCTGCTGGAACGTGACCGGTTGCTGAAGCCGCACATGGTGGTCGTCGACCTCGGTGCCGCCCCGGGCGGCTGGTCTCAGCAGGTGCGGAGACAGATCGGCGACACCGGTCGCGTGCTGGCGCTGGACATCCTGGACATGCCGCCGCTGGCCGGCGTGGAGTTCCTTCATGGTGACTTCAGGGAAGAAGCCGTTCTATCGCAGTTTGAAGCCATGCTCGGGGATCAGCCGGTAGACCTTGTGCTGTCGGACATGGCCCCCAATAAGAGTGGTGTAGGCGCGGTCGACCAGCCGCGGATGATGCACCTGGCGGAGCTGGCCCTGGATTTTGCCGACAACCACCTGAAGACCGGTGGGGCGTTCCTGATCAAGCTGTTCCAGGGTGAAGGCTTTGACGACTACGTGCGCGACATGCGCCGCCGGTACGACAAGGTCTCCATCCGCAAGCCGGAAGCGTCGCGCAAGCGCTCTCCCGAGGTGTATGCCTTGGGTCAGGGAAAACGCGCCCACATGAAGTAA
- the ftsH gene encoding ATP-dependent zinc metalloprotease FtsH encodes MNDLTKNLLLWVVVAVVLMVVFQSFSPKSSGAGAQGASYSQFLDQVDSGNVQKVAFGGDMRGGTSQLTYTTRGGQSSTITAPFDRDLINVLRTKNVEIVQEEPSSGISLGAILMNFLPVILIIGFWLFIMRQMQGGGGGAKGAMSFGKSRAKLQGEDQIKVTFADVAGCDEAKEEVGELVDFLRDPSKFTKLGGKIPRGVLMVGPPGTGKTLLAKAIAGEAKVPFFSISGSDFVEMFVGVGASRVRDMFEQAKKHAPCIIFIDEIDAVGRHRGAGLGGGHDEREQTLNQLLVEMDGFEGGEGVIVIAATNRPDVLDPALLRPGRFDRQVVVGLPDVKGREHILKVHMRKLPLADDVEPMVIARGTPGFSGADLANLCNEAALFAARGNEKEVRMDHFDRARDKILMGAERRSMAMSEDEKTLTAYHEAGHAIVGRLVPEHDPVYKVTIIPRGRALGVTMYLPEGDKYSMNRVAIQSQLCSLYGGRVAEELIFGEDKVTTGASNDIERATKMARNMVTKWGLSEQLGPIAYGEEDDEVFLGRSVTQHKSVSNDTARRIDEEVRNILDKAYARTTQLLTENIDKLHAMSQLLLQYETIDAPQIDAIMEGRDPPPPAGWSKSNKDGGNDKGGDARPLPPIAGPAESH; translated from the coding sequence ATGAACGACTTGACCAAGAACCTCCTGCTATGGGTGGTCGTCGCCGTCGTGCTGATGGTGGTCTTCCAGAGCTTCTCGCCGAAGTCCTCCGGGGCCGGCGCGCAGGGCGCGTCTTACTCGCAGTTCCTGGACCAGGTGGACAGCGGCAACGTGCAGAAGGTCGCCTTTGGCGGCGACATGCGTGGCGGCACCAGCCAGCTGACCTACACCACCCGCGGTGGGCAGTCGTCCACCATCACCGCGCCGTTCGATCGTGACCTGATCAACGTGCTGCGTACCAAGAACGTGGAGATCGTGCAGGAGGAGCCGTCCAGCGGCATTTCCCTCGGCGCGATCCTGATGAATTTCCTGCCGGTCATCCTGATCATCGGCTTCTGGTTGTTCATCATGCGCCAGATGCAGGGCGGTGGCGGCGGTGCCAAGGGCGCGATGTCCTTCGGCAAGTCGCGCGCCAAGCTGCAGGGCGAAGACCAGATCAAGGTCACCTTCGCCGACGTCGCCGGCTGCGACGAGGCCAAGGAAGAAGTGGGCGAACTGGTCGACTTCCTGCGCGACCCGTCCAAGTTCACCAAGCTGGGCGGCAAGATTCCGCGCGGCGTGCTGATGGTGGGCCCGCCGGGTACCGGCAAGACGCTTCTGGCCAAGGCCATCGCCGGCGAAGCCAAGGTGCCGTTCTTCTCGATCTCCGGTTCGGACTTCGTGGAAATGTTCGTCGGCGTCGGCGCCAGCCGCGTGCGTGACATGTTCGAGCAGGCCAAGAAGCACGCGCCGTGCATCATCTTCATCGACGAAATCGACGCCGTCGGCCGCCACCGTGGCGCCGGCCTGGGCGGCGGTCACGACGAGCGCGAGCAGACCCTGAACCAGCTGCTGGTCGAGATGGACGGTTTCGAGGGTGGCGAAGGCGTGATCGTGATCGCCGCGACCAACCGTCCGGACGTGCTGGACCCGGCGCTGCTGCGCCCGGGCCGTTTCGACCGCCAGGTCGTGGTCGGCCTGCCGGACGTGAAGGGCCGCGAGCACATCCTCAAGGTCCACATGCGCAAGCTGCCGCTGGCTGACGACGTCGAGCCGATGGTGATCGCGCGTGGTACCCCGGGCTTCTCCGGTGCGGACCTGGCCAACCTCTGCAACGAGGCGGCCCTGTTCGCCGCGCGCGGCAACGAGAAGGAAGTCCGCATGGACCACTTCGACCGTGCACGCGACAAGATCCTGATGGGTGCCGAGCGCCGCTCGATGGCCATGAGCGAGGACGAGAAGACCCTGACCGCGTACCACGAGGCCGGCCACGCCATCGTCGGCCGCCTGGTGCCCGAGCACGACCCGGTCTACAAGGTCACCATCATTCCGCGCGGCCGTGCGCTGGGTGTGACCATGTACCTGCCGGAAGGCGACAAGTACTCGATGAACCGCGTGGCGATCCAGTCGCAGCTGTGCTCGCTGTACGGCGGCCGCGTCGCTGAAGAACTGATCTTCGGCGAGGACAAGGTCACCACCGGCGCCTCCAACGACATCGAGCGTGCCACCAAGATGGCCCGCAACATGGTCACCAAGTGGGGCCTGTCCGAGCAGCTCGGCCCGATCGCGTATGGCGAAGAGGACGACGAGGTGTTCCTGGGCCGTTCGGTCACCCAGCACAAGAGCGTGTCCAACGACACGGCGCGCCGGATCGACGAGGAAGTGCGCAACATCCTCGACAAGGCCTACGCCCGCACGACCCAGCTGCTGACCGAGAACATCGACAAGCTGCACGCGATGTCGCAGCTGCTGCTGCAGTACGAGACCATCGACGCGCCGCAGATCGACGCGATCATGGAAGGCCGCGATCCGCCGCCGCCGGCGGGCTGGAGCAAGTCGAACAAGGATGGCGGCAACGACAAGGGCGGCGACGCCCGTCCGCTGCCGCCGATCGCAGGCCCGGCCGAATCGCACTGA
- the folP gene encoding dihydropteroate synthase, with protein MFDTSPQLDCAGRILRLDRARVMGIVNVTPDSFSDGGAHDTTEAAVAHGLKLVEEGADLLDIGGESTRPGAAPVSVEEELRRVIPVIEQLAARTRVPISIDTFKPEVMRAAVAAGAGMINDIYGLRQEGALDAAAATGVPVVLMHMQGEPGHMQADPHYDDVVAEVHGFLVQRLFAAEMAGISKKNLLIDLGFGFGKTTAHNMTLLARSERFLELGVPMLAGLSRKRSLGELTGRDTPSERVAASVAAHLIAVQRGARIVRVHDVAATVDALKIWQAVEAVPTPRADATPTIRWPDED; from the coding sequence ATGTTCGATACCTCGCCCCAGCTCGATTGCGCCGGCCGCATCCTGCGCCTCGACCGTGCCCGGGTCATGGGCATCGTCAACGTCACCCCGGACTCGTTCTCCGATGGCGGCGCGCACGACACCACCGAGGCCGCGGTCGCACATGGCCTCAAGCTGGTCGAGGAGGGCGCGGACCTGCTGGACATCGGCGGCGAATCGACCCGGCCGGGCGCTGCGCCGGTATCGGTGGAGGAGGAACTGCGCCGGGTGATTCCGGTGATCGAGCAGCTGGCCGCACGCACCCGGGTGCCGATCAGCATCGACACCTTCAAGCCGGAAGTGATGCGCGCGGCGGTGGCGGCTGGCGCCGGCATGATCAATGACATCTACGGACTGCGTCAGGAAGGGGCGCTGGACGCCGCCGCTGCAACCGGCGTGCCGGTGGTGCTGATGCACATGCAGGGCGAGCCAGGCCACATGCAGGCCGATCCACATTACGACGACGTGGTCGCCGAGGTGCACGGCTTCCTGGTCCAGCGCCTGTTCGCTGCCGAGATGGCGGGCATTTCGAAGAAGAACCTGCTGATCGATCTCGGTTTCGGTTTCGGCAAGACCACTGCCCACAACATGACCCTGCTGGCACGCTCCGAGCGGTTCCTGGAGCTGGGCGTGCCGATGCTGGCTGGCCTGTCGCGCAAGCGCAGCCTGGGCGAACTGACCGGTCGCGACACGCCGTCCGAGCGCGTGGCCGCCTCGGTGGCCGCGCACCTGATCGCGGTGCAGCGCGGCGCGCGCATCGTGCGCGTGCATGACGTGGCCGCCACCGTTGATGCACTGAAGATCTGGCAGGCAGTCGAGGCCGTGCCAACGCCGCGCGCCGACGCCACGCCGACGATCCGCTGGCCGGACGAAGACTGA
- the miaA gene encoding tRNA (adenosine(37)-N6)-dimethylallyltransferase MiaA, translating to MGIDRRPLAIAVMGPTASGKTATAIALAKQLDGEIVSVDSALVYRHLDIGSAKPDAAERAQAPHHLLDLRDPWQTYSAAEFAADAGRVVADIVARGKTPILAGGTGLYFRALLQGLSPMPEADPVMREALSTEAAERGWATLHAELAMVDPAAAARIHATDPQRIQRALEVYRLTGTPISEWQRRPGVAPLPVRTLKLILAPRDRAVLHQRIEARCDAMLAQGFLDEVRALRAMPEMAAVTAPLDLPAVRAVGYRQAWEYLDGEGDAARFRDKAIFATRQLAKRQLTWLRGELDARWFDPHVDGERLAGAVSTFVAR from the coding sequence ATGGGCATCGACCGGCGGCCACTGGCGATCGCCGTGATGGGGCCGACCGCCAGTGGCAAGACCGCCACCGCGATCGCCCTGGCGAAGCAGCTGGATGGCGAGATCGTCAGCGTCGATTCGGCGCTGGTCTACCGGCATCTGGATATCGGCTCGGCCAAGCCGGATGCGGCCGAGCGGGCGCAGGCGCCGCACCATCTGCTGGACCTGCGCGATCCGTGGCAGACCTATTCGGCGGCCGAGTTCGCCGCCGATGCCGGCCGCGTCGTGGCCGACATCGTGGCACGCGGCAAAACGCCGATCCTGGCAGGTGGCACGGGGCTGTACTTCCGGGCCCTGCTGCAGGGCCTGTCGCCGATGCCGGAGGCCGACCCGGTGATGCGCGAAGCACTCAGCACCGAGGCGGCCGAGCGGGGCTGGGCGACACTGCACGCAGAACTGGCCATGGTCGATCCAGCCGCAGCCGCACGTATCCATGCCACCGACCCGCAACGCATCCAGCGGGCGTTGGAGGTCTATCGCCTCACCGGCACGCCGATCAGTGAATGGCAGCGCCGGCCGGGTGTCGCGCCATTGCCGGTGCGCACCCTCAAGCTGATCCTCGCCCCGCGTGACCGCGCGGTACTGCACCAGCGCATCGAGGCGCGCTGCGACGCCATGCTGGCGCAGGGCTTCCTGGACGAGGTGCGGGCACTGCGTGCAATGCCGGAAATGGCCGCCGTGACGGCGCCGCTGGACCTGCCGGCGGTGCGCGCGGTTGGCTATCGCCAGGCCTGGGAATACCTGGACGGGGAGGGTGATGCCGCCCGTTTCCGTGACAAGGCAATCTTCGCCACCCGGCAGCTGGCCAAGCGCCAGCTGACCTGGCTGCGCGGCGAGCTTGATGCGCGCTGGTTCGACCCCCATGTCGATGGGGAGCGCCTGGCCGGCGCGGTGTCGACCTTCGTCGCACGCTGA
- the hfq gene encoding RNA chaperone Hfq gives MSKGQSLQDPFLNALRRERVPVSVYLVNGIKLQGTIESFDQFVVLLRNTVSQMVYKHAISTVVPARNVKVGPGGGYVQSGEGGQAGDEADE, from the coding sequence ATGTCCAAGGGGCAATCGCTGCAGGATCCTTTCTTGAACGCACTTCGGCGCGAGCGCGTGCCGGTTTCGGTGTACCTGGTCAACGGCATCAAGCTGCAGGGCACGATCGAGTCGTTCGACCAGTTCGTGGTCCTGCTGCGCAACACGGTCAGTCAGATGGTCTACAAGCACGCCATTTCCACGGTCGTTCCGGCACGCAACGTGAAGGTCGGTCCGGGCGGTGGTTACGTGCAGTCGGGTGAAGGTGGTCAGGCAGGTGATGAAGCAGACGAGTAA
- the hflX gene encoding ribosome rescue GTPase HflX: MFDRSKKGEHALLIQPHFGKLEDDVLEEFGDLARSAGASIAATITARLDRPNPSTLIGSGKLDEIKAAADASGADLILVNHALSPGQERNLERFLERRVIDRTGLILDIFAQRAHSHEGKLQVELAQLRHLATRLVRGWTHLERQRGGSIGLRGPGETQLETDRRLLQKRVEQLQKRLEKVEVQRTQMRRARVRSELPRVALVGYTNAGKSTLFNAMTGAEAYAADQLFATLDPTVRRIAVPGGNVVLADTVGFVRDLPHDLVAAFRSTLSEAREADFLLHVVDAADPHREERIAQVDEVLTAVGAGDLPQLLVFNKIDRIDGADVRHDGQDGIPDESRRERVWISARDGQGLELLQAVLGKRLGLQHVTGELRLPPDAGRLRARLHQLEVIRSEQADEDGWLLQVDLPIAEAEKLAASADGAPIRALLPEKLPEW; encoded by the coding sequence ATGTTTGACCGCTCGAAAAAGGGCGAACACGCCCTGTTGATCCAGCCCCATTTCGGCAAGCTGGAAGACGATGTGCTGGAAGAATTCGGTGATCTGGCCCGCTCGGCTGGGGCCAGCATCGCCGCGACGATCACTGCGCGCCTGGACCGACCGAATCCGTCGACCCTGATCGGCAGCGGCAAGCTGGACGAGATCAAGGCCGCGGCCGACGCCAGCGGTGCCGACCTGATCCTGGTCAACCATGCGTTGAGCCCGGGCCAGGAGCGCAACCTGGAACGGTTCCTGGAGCGCCGGGTGATCGACCGTACCGGCCTGATCCTGGATATCTTCGCCCAGCGTGCGCACAGCCACGAGGGCAAGCTGCAGGTCGAGCTGGCGCAGCTGCGTCACCTGGCCACGCGGTTGGTGCGCGGCTGGACCCACCTGGAGCGCCAGCGCGGTGGTTCGATCGGTCTGCGCGGCCCGGGTGAAACCCAGCTGGAAACCGACCGCCGCCTGCTGCAGAAGCGGGTCGAACAGCTGCAGAAACGCCTGGAAAAGGTGGAAGTGCAGCGCACCCAGATGCGCCGTGCACGCGTGCGCAGCGAACTGCCGCGCGTGGCCCTGGTGGGCTACACCAACGCCGGCAAGTCGACCCTGTTCAACGCCATGACCGGCGCCGAGGCCTATGCCGCCGACCAGCTGTTTGCAACGCTGGATCCGACCGTGCGCCGCATTGCGGTTCCGGGTGGCAACGTGGTCCTGGCCGACACCGTCGGCTTCGTCCGCGACCTGCCACATGACCTGGTTGCGGCGTTCCGCTCGACCCTGTCCGAGGCGCGCGAGGCGGATTTCCTGCTGCACGTGGTCGACGCCGCCGATCCGCACCGCGAGGAGCGCATCGCACAGGTCGACGAGGTACTGACCGCAGTCGGTGCCGGTGACCTGCCGCAGTTGCTGGTGTTCAACAAGATCGACCGCATCGACGGTGCCGACGTCCGCCACGACGGCCAGGATGGCATCCCGGACGAATCGCGCCGCGAGCGGGTGTGGATTTCCGCACGCGACGGGCAGGGCCTGGAGCTGCTGCAGGCGGTGCTGGGCAAGCGCCTGGGCCTGCAGCACGTCACCGGCGAACTGCGCCTGCCACCCGATGCCGGCCGCCTGCGCGCGCGCCTGCACCAGCTGGAAGTGATCCGCAGCGAGCAGGCCGATGAAGACGGCTGGCTGCTGCAGGTCGACCTGCCGATCGCCGAAGCCGAAAAGCTGGCCGCCAGTGCCGACGGCGCGCCGATCCGGGCGCTGCTGCCGGAGAAGCTGCCGGAGTGGTGA
- a CDS encoding CinA family protein, whose product MSIPTDADLNAQSAALGQRLQQASLQLVTAESCSGGWIAKCMTDIAGSSAFFDCGMVVYSYEAKQRLLGVRAQTLEQFGAVSRETVLEMVSGALVNSGAGIAVAVTGIAGPGGGSPDKPVGSVWIGWKRRGGYARAELFQFDGDREAIRRQTVAAALRGIDAQL is encoded by the coding sequence ATGTCCATCCCCACCGACGCCGACCTCAACGCCCAGTCCGCCGCGCTCGGGCAGCGCCTGCAGCAGGCCTCGCTGCAGCTGGTGACCGCTGAAAGCTGCAGTGGCGGCTGGATTGCCAAGTGCATGACCGACATCGCCGGTTCCTCGGCGTTCTTCGACTGCGGCATGGTGGTCTACAGCTACGAAGCCAAGCAGCGCCTGCTGGGTGTGCGCGCGCAGACCCTGGAGCAGTTCGGCGCGGTCAGCCGCGAAACCGTGCTGGAAATGGTGTCCGGTGCGCTGGTCAATTCGGGTGCCGGCATCGCCGTCGCGGTGACGGGCATCGCCGGTCCCGGCGGCGGCAGCCCGGACAAGCCGGTCGGCAGCGTCTGGATTGGCTGGAAGCGCCGGGGTGGCTATGCCCGCGCCGAGCTGTTCCAGTTCGATGGCGACCGCGAAGCCATCCGCCGGCAAACCGTGGCAGCGGCATTGCGCGGTATCGACGCCCAGCTGTGA